A window of the Vallitalea okinawensis genome harbors these coding sequences:
- a CDS encoding ferritin-like domain-containing protein, with product MDYYLDQLNTALKLIHSAIFAERECSLFYDYMIENCPSEEDEEVLTSIRDNALKHSRQFRELYYQFTGQMIFCTDALEYEEPSSYLEGLKYALMCCQYNVRNYQMIIKCMPSRSDIGLLFNIISDELLHGTNLSYLIANNLYEK from the coding sequence ATGGATTATTATTTAGATCAACTTAATACTGCATTAAAACTAATTCATTCTGCCATATTTGCCGAAAGAGAGTGCTCTCTATTCTATGATTACATGATAGAAAACTGTCCATCAGAAGAAGATGAGGAAGTCCTCACTTCCATCAGAGATAATGCATTAAAACATAGCCGTCAATTTAGGGAGCTCTATTATCAATTTACAGGACAAATGATCTTTTGTACCGATGCTCTTGAATATGAGGAACCATCATCTTACTTGGAAGGTCTAAAGTATGCTTTAATGTGTTGTCAATATAATGTACGAAATTACCAAATGATTATAAAATGTATGCCTAGCAGAAGTGACATCGGATTACTATTTAATATTATATCCGATGAATTGCTCCACGGCACAAATTTGTCTTACTTAATAGCCAATAACTTATACGAAAAATAG
- a CDS encoding ferritin-like domain-containing protein, with product MFRTFPNRRITQEYYLDQLNYALDLIKGSIQRESEEVLFYDYLIQNAPTEEAQEVIDSIVVDEKRHSRLLKEIYYGFTGELVTLPEPLEFEEPSSYMEGLQEALVLEQEDVRTYRTIMKSMPNRNYMDMLFEIITDELMHGTLYSTLITMNLYDIFEKAFTPGQV from the coding sequence ATGTTCAGAACATTTCCCAATCGTAGAATTACTCAAGAATACTATTTAGATCAACTTAATTATGCTCTGGATTTAATTAAAGGATCCATTCAACGTGAGAGCGAAGAAGTACTATTCTATGATTACCTTATTCAAAATGCTCCAACTGAAGAAGCTCAAGAAGTCATTGATTCCATTGTTGTTGATGAAAAAAGACATAGCCGTTTACTTAAAGAGATTTATTACGGGTTTACTGGTGAATTGGTAACATTACCTGAACCACTTGAGTTTGAAGAACCTTCTTCCTACATGGAAGGTCTACAAGAAGCTCTTGTTTTAGAGCAAGAAGATGTACGAACTTATCGAACGATTATGAAATCAATGCCTAATAGAAACTATATGGATATGTTATTTGAAATTATTACAGATGAATTGATGCACGGGACACTTTATTCCACTCTTATTACAATGAACCTCTATGATATTTTTGAAAAAGCTTTTACGCCTGGTCAGGTATAA
- a CDS encoding biotin--[acetyl-CoA-carboxylase] ligase: protein MKDKVLKVLKESDDFISGEQLSKQLGVSRTAVWKAVTKLKEEGYDITSVTRKGYQLVHTPDKLTKQEIQYGLNTKIGREIYCYDEIDSTNQQVKRLVLEGAKNGSLVIAEEQTKGKGSKGRGWVSPSGTGIWMSCLLTPDINPTKAPMVTIVAGLAVCQAIQEVVGIEAGIKWPNDIVIQKKKVCGILTEMSAEMDHLNYLVLGIGINVNQESFPEEIKEIATSLKLESNTNVSRVVLLQEVLKKFEKYYDIFISDGDLRSLIDEYKQYSVTLNSKVRVTNREEEIEGTIVDINEFGELRLSQANGEDTMVRSGDVSVRGLYGYV from the coding sequence ATGAAAGATAAAGTACTAAAAGTCCTTAAAGAATCCGATGATTTTATTTCAGGGGAACAGCTTAGTAAGCAACTTGGGGTTAGCAGAACAGCTGTGTGGAAAGCCGTGACAAAGTTAAAAGAAGAAGGCTATGACATTACCTCCGTTACGAGAAAAGGCTATCAGTTAGTACACACTCCAGATAAATTAACTAAGCAAGAGATACAATATGGTTTAAACACAAAGATAGGTCGTGAGATTTATTGTTATGATGAAATTGATTCTACGAATCAACAGGTGAAACGGCTTGTCTTAGAAGGGGCAAAAAATGGTTCACTGGTTATAGCTGAGGAGCAAACCAAAGGAAAGGGAAGTAAGGGAAGAGGATGGGTATCACCATCTGGAACAGGGATTTGGATGTCCTGTCTACTTACACCAGATATAAATCCAACCAAAGCACCTATGGTGACAATTGTGGCTGGATTAGCCGTATGTCAGGCTATCCAAGAAGTAGTAGGGATAGAGGCAGGAATTAAGTGGCCAAATGATATTGTCATCCAAAAGAAAAAGGTTTGCGGTATCTTAACTGAGATGAGCGCTGAAATGGATCATCTCAACTATCTTGTTTTAGGTATAGGAATTAATGTCAATCAGGAAAGTTTTCCTGAAGAAATAAAAGAGATAGCTACCTCACTTAAGCTAGAAAGCAATACCAATGTTTCCAGAGTGGTTCTATTGCAGGAAGTTCTAAAGAAATTTGAGAAATATTACGATATATTTATAAGTGATGGAGATTTAAGATCCTTAATAGATGAATATAAACAATACAGTGTAACGTTAAACAGTAAAGTGAGAGTAACCAATAGAGAAGAAGAAATAGAGGGAACTATAGTTGATATCAATGAATTTGGTGAGCTTAGATTAAGCCAAGCAAATGGTGAAGATACCATGGTTCGTTCTGGTGATGTTTCAGTGAGAGGATTGTATGGATATGTCTAG
- a CDS encoding DUF6145 family protein: MDMSRQVIIASSSYEEKYYFNEEFKDLPEAVKEDLIKIAVSFVEEVGGTFNIGFDVEDNVEIYVEASADEEDILYDEIGSRLILGRIEKEYKEFFEALTKWYTMVYIKKYTDK, translated from the coding sequence ATGGATATGTCTAGACAAGTGATAATCGCATCAAGTAGTTACGAAGAAAAGTATTATTTTAACGAGGAATTTAAGGATTTACCAGAAGCTGTTAAGGAAGATCTAATTAAAATAGCAGTTTCCTTTGTTGAAGAAGTTGGTGGTACTTTTAATATAGGTTTTGATGTTGAAGATAACGTTGAAATATATGTAGAAGCAAGTGCAGATGAAGAAGATATTCTTTATGATGAGATAGGTAGTCGCCTTATTCTTGGGCGAATAGAAAAAGAGTATAAGGAATTCTTTGAAGCGCTCACAAAATGGTACACAATGGTCTATATTAAAAAATATACTGATAAATAG
- a CDS encoding methyl-accepting chemotaxis protein has protein sequence MKWSKDKVRFRKGLLKEQKTEKKEKGNSKVKVPKLKVNFDFLKKILNKFKHLKDKQPQNLDEAAEHALKRQNTSIRKRLITMFMVVTILPVLLLATVFTNLGKDSVDDLTNMFTNQVLFQTQTILDNIITEVENQSFMLLSDNSYNEAIKDYYYGIESAYDKLKVRGVIEEKLQTIVFANDNINGAGVYILEQNDFMSIGTGFEATEYSTDFIKDFRARGYFDLALEDKGKTRWISEYIAENNNIYMVRRLTDLTSGKDVGVLIFSINEQTFEDTINNVAATSDSEMMDQCAYSLLDENGTVLISTHEELLGEVERSSGVIIQNVMDGTINGSIDDEDAYVAYSQVSNEWLVVSEMDKATASEGINAAMFIGYGVMAICIVIAIVLATFVSFSVTKPINHMINLMNKVKEGDFTIKSPYEGKSEVGQLSNAFNIMVDRVGDLIGNTSQVMNSVKKESINVYNVAGEANIASSQIASAVEAIAKGSSEQASEAEQATIALDEYVEKVSNADNSFNQVYEVTLNTKDISNEAVKSVDKLKETTQNTLSMASVIEENVVELQGQSKEISKIIQMINAIADQTNLLALNAAIEAARAGEAGRGFAVVADEVRKLAEQSKDAAKLINSLINEMHSKTDLTVATVKESDFIYKEQEVAVEQTHQAFGQIEEQMQLVMDKIQEVRATAETRKESQNKVIDSITSMAAVAEENAASTEEVTASSQEQVAGAEQLDNMSKNLISSVEELNTLLQQFKY, from the coding sequence TTGAAATGGTCAAAAGATAAAGTGAGATTCAGAAAAGGTCTACTCAAAGAACAAAAGACAGAAAAAAAGGAAAAGGGCAATTCCAAAGTGAAGGTTCCAAAGCTTAAAGTTAATTTTGATTTCTTGAAAAAAATACTCAATAAGTTTAAACATCTCAAAGATAAGCAGCCACAAAACTTAGATGAAGCTGCTGAACATGCACTGAAAAGACAGAATACCAGTATCCGCAAAAGGTTAATAACCATGTTCATGGTGGTAACAATATTACCTGTGCTTTTACTAGCTACTGTTTTTACCAACTTAGGTAAAGATTCAGTTGATGATTTAACCAATATGTTTACTAATCAGGTACTTTTTCAAACTCAAACCATACTGGATAACATTATCACTGAGGTAGAAAATCAATCCTTTATGTTACTCAGTGATAACAGTTATAACGAGGCCATTAAAGATTATTATTATGGTATTGAAAGTGCCTATGATAAGTTAAAAGTTCGTGGTGTCATTGAAGAAAAGCTTCAAACTATTGTCTTTGCAAATGATAATATTAATGGAGCTGGTGTGTACATATTAGAACAAAATGATTTTATGAGTATTGGAACAGGGTTTGAGGCTACTGAATATAGTACTGATTTTATTAAAGATTTTCGTGCTAGAGGATATTTTGATTTAGCTTTAGAAGATAAAGGGAAGACAAGATGGATATCCGAATATATTGCAGAAAACAATAACATCTATATGGTTCGACGCTTAACAGATTTAACTTCAGGTAAAGATGTTGGTGTATTAATCTTCAGTATTAATGAACAGACTTTTGAAGATACTATCAACAATGTTGCTGCGACCAGCGATTCTGAAATGATGGATCAATGTGCTTATAGTCTATTAGATGAAAATGGAACAGTATTAATATCTACCCATGAAGAATTACTTGGTGAAGTGGAAAGAAGCAGCGGTGTAATCATTCAAAATGTTATGGATGGTACTATTAATGGTTCCATTGACGATGAAGATGCCTATGTGGCTTATTCTCAAGTATCAAATGAATGGCTAGTTGTTTCTGAAATGGACAAAGCCACTGCTTCAGAAGGTATTAATGCAGCTATGTTCATTGGATATGGAGTCATGGCAATTTGTATCGTTATCGCCATAGTATTAGCAACTTTTGTCTCTTTCAGTGTTACAAAACCTATTAATCATATGATTAACCTGATGAACAAAGTAAAGGAAGGTGACTTTACCATTAAATCACCTTATGAAGGAAAGTCAGAAGTAGGACAATTATCCAATGCTTTTAACATTATGGTCGATCGAGTAGGCGATTTGATAGGTAATACAAGTCAAGTCATGAATAGTGTTAAGAAAGAATCCATTAATGTTTATAATGTAGCAGGTGAAGCCAATATCGCTTCTTCTCAAATTGCATCAGCAGTAGAGGCCATTGCTAAAGGCTCTTCTGAACAGGCTTCGGAAGCTGAACAAGCTACCATAGCTTTAGATGAATATGTAGAAAAGGTATCCAATGCTGATAATAGCTTCAACCAAGTATATGAAGTGACATTGAATACAAAAGACATCAGCAATGAGGCTGTGAAAAGTGTTGATAAGTTAAAGGAAACTACACAAAACACATTATCCATGGCTAGCGTTATTGAAGAAAATGTTGTTGAGCTTCAAGGTCAGTCAAAAGAAATCAGCAAAATCATTCAAATGATTAATGCAATTGCAGATCAAACCAACCTATTAGCTCTTAATGCAGCTATAGAAGCTGCTAGAGCTGGTGAAGCTGGCAGAGGTTTTGCAGTGGTAGCGGATGAAGTGCGAAAGTTAGCAGAACAATCCAAAGATGCGGCAAAACTCATCAACAGTTTAATCAACGAAATGCATAGTAAGACGGATTTAACTGTTGCTACAGTTAAAGAAAGTGATTTTATTTATAAGGAACAAGAAGTGGCCGTTGAACAAACCCATCAAGCATTTGGCCAAATTGAAGAACAGATGCAATTAGTTATGGATAAGATTCAAGAAGTAAGAGCTACTGCAGAGACGAGAAAAGAATCACAAAATAAAGTAATCGATTCTATTACAAGTATGGCAGCTGTGGCAGAAGAGAATGCAGCATCAACTGAAGAAGTAACAGCTTCAAGCCAAGAGCAAGTTGCTGGTGCTGAGCAATTAGATAATATGTCTAAGAATTTAATCAGCTCAGTAGAAGAATTAAATACACTTCTTCAACAGTTTAAATACTAA
- a CDS encoding ECF transporter S component, with protein MNKKFTTRHLVFMSVMIAITLILDATPLGVIPLPMVSATIIHLPTIVTGIILGPLAGAIVGAGMGVISLVHAITRPPSALAPLFWNPLVSILPRIFIGVASYYAYIGMKKALGNYSKLKQSISVGVGAFVGSMTNTILVLGMIYIVYKDAVEEIFNSIPDMAGLSALDFVVTTATGQGVLEAIVIVILTIPIVFAWQQFNRNRIS; from the coding sequence ATGAATAAAAAGTTTACTACGCGACATTTGGTCTTTATGTCTGTCATGATCGCAATTACATTGATTCTGGATGCAACACCTCTAGGTGTCATACCATTACCAATGGTATCTGCAACGATCATACACTTACCGACAATTGTTACAGGCATTATATTAGGACCATTAGCTGGAGCTATCGTTGGGGCTGGTATGGGCGTCATTTCATTGGTGCACGCTATAACTCGACCACCAAGTGCATTAGCACCATTATTTTGGAACCCTTTAGTTTCCATACTGCCTAGAATCTTTATCGGCGTTGCTTCTTATTACGCATACATAGGTATGAAGAAAGCACTAGGTAATTACAGTAAGTTAAAGCAATCGATCAGTGTTGGTGTTGGCGCCTTTGTTGGCAGTATGACAAATACTATTTTAGTTTTAGGTATGATATATATCGTTTACAAAGATGCCGTTGAAGAGATATTTAATTCCATTCCAGATATGGCAGGACTATCTGCACTTGATTTTGTGGTTACGACAGCTACTGGTCAAGGGGTGTTGGAGGCTATCGTCATTGTTATTTTAACCATACCAATCGTTTTTGCATGGCAACAATTCAATAGGAATAGAATTTCATAG
- a CDS encoding type III pantothenate kinase: MVLVVDVGNTNIVLGVFDEDKLIGPWRMTTGTKRTSDEYGTFICALLERNNIRIDELEHVIIASVVPNIMYSLENGFKKYFNINPMIVAPGIKTGISIRTDNPKEVGADRIVDIVAGYYIYGGPAIVIDFGTATTYDVVTEDGLFCAAITSPGIGISADALWNRAAQLPNIKIKKPDSILATNTITSMQAGLVYGYIGQVEYIVNKIKEEMGIPNMKVVATGGLARIISSETDVIDIYDPQLTLKGLKLIYDKNKKVRN; this comes from the coding sequence ATGGTATTAGTTGTTGATGTTGGTAACACCAATATTGTTTTAGGTGTTTTTGATGAAGATAAATTAATAGGACCTTGGCGAATGACCACAGGAACAAAAAGGACTTCAGATGAGTATGGGACTTTTATATGTGCCCTTCTTGAGCGTAATAATATCAGAATTGATGAGTTAGAACATGTTATTATTGCATCTGTAGTTCCCAATATCATGTACTCATTAGAAAATGGCTTTAAAAAATACTTTAATATTAACCCAATGATTGTAGCTCCAGGGATCAAAACTGGTATCTCTATCCGTACAGATAACCCTAAAGAAGTTGGTGCCGATCGTATTGTAGATATTGTAGCAGGTTATTATATTTATGGTGGTCCAGCCATCGTTATTGATTTTGGAACTGCTACCACATACGATGTTGTTACAGAAGATGGTTTATTCTGTGCAGCTATTACTTCACCTGGTATCGGTATATCAGCAGATGCTTTATGGAATAGAGCGGCTCAACTACCGAATATTAAAATAAAGAAACCAGATAGTATTTTAGCTACCAATACAATTACATCCATGCAAGCAGGTCTTGTTTATGGTTATATAGGTCAAGTTGAATACATTGTTAATAAGATTAAAGAAGAGATGGGTATCCCTAACATGAAAGTCGTGGCTACTGGTGGATTAGCACGGATTATTAGTAGTGAGACAGATGTTATCGATATATATGACCCTCAGTTGACTTTAAAAGGTCTTAAGCTAATCTATGATAAAAACAAAAAGGTTCGTAACTAA
- the dusB gene encoding tRNA dihydrouridine synthase DusB translates to MKIGNVNLDNNVFLAPMAGVTDLPYRVICKEMGCGLVYSEMVSAKALYHNNKNTETLLEIDEKERPVALQLFGSEPELMAEMAVKIQDRPMATIDVNMGCPVPKVVNNGEGSALMKRPKLVGEIVKAMSSVIEKPLTIKIRKGFDDDNINAVEIARIAEENGAAAIGVHGRTRQQYYSGQADWDIIRAVKEAVKIPVIGNGDIFQPEDAKRMIEHTGCDAVMIGRGCQGNPWLFKRTVHYLETGELLPEPTVDERIQMILRHTKMLIDFKDEYIGMREMRKHVAWYMKGLHHSADLRRATNHIENYRSLEKLLKDYQNSIVNME, encoded by the coding sequence ATGAAAATTGGTAACGTCAACCTAGACAACAATGTATTTTTAGCACCAATGGCTGGTGTAACAGACTTACCTTACCGTGTGATTTGCAAAGAAATGGGATGTGGTCTGGTTTACTCAGAAATGGTTAGTGCCAAAGCTTTATATCATAATAATAAGAACACTGAGACTTTATTAGAAATAGATGAGAAAGAGCGACCTGTAGCTTTGCAATTGTTTGGTTCTGAACCAGAATTGATGGCTGAAATGGCTGTGAAGATTCAAGATCGTCCCATGGCTACAATTGATGTCAATATGGGCTGTCCTGTACCAAAAGTAGTCAATAATGGCGAAGGGTCAGCTTTAATGAAGCGCCCTAAGTTGGTTGGAGAAATCGTAAAAGCCATGTCATCTGTCATAGAGAAGCCTTTGACCATTAAAATACGTAAGGGTTTTGACGATGACAACATAAACGCTGTTGAAATAGCTAGGATAGCTGAAGAAAATGGTGCTGCAGCTATTGGTGTCCATGGACGAACACGACAGCAATATTACAGTGGTCAGGCAGATTGGGATATCATTCGAGCTGTGAAAGAGGCAGTGAAAATACCAGTCATTGGTAATGGGGATATCTTTCAACCTGAGGATGCAAAAAGAATGATTGAACACACAGGATGCGATGCCGTCATGATTGGACGTGGATGTCAAGGGAATCCTTGGTTATTTAAGCGAACTGTACACTACCTTGAAACAGGAGAATTGTTACCCGAACCAACTGTAGATGAACGTATTCAAATGATATTGAGACATACTAAGATGCTAATTGACTTTAAAGATGAATATATTGGAATGCGGGAAATGCGTAAACATGTGGCCTGGTACATGAAAGGACTGCATCATTCTGCTGATTTACGTCGAGCTACTAATCATATTGAAAACTACAGGTCGCTTGAAAAGTTGCTCAAAGATTATCAAAATAGTATAGTCAATATGGAGTAG
- the greA gene encoding transcription elongation factor GreA, with product MADKSVVLTYDGLKKLEDELIQLKTIKRKEVAQKIKEARAQGDLSENAEYDAAKEEQGEVESRIAELEKLLKNATVIDEDEIELDKVSIGCKVKLFDVEFEEEVVYTIVGSTEANPMEGMLSNESPVGAAIIGKSAGEKVVAVTPQGELQFEVLDIFR from the coding sequence ATGGCGGATAAAAGCGTAGTTTTGACATATGATGGTCTTAAAAAATTAGAAGATGAATTAATTCAACTGAAAACAATAAAACGAAAAGAAGTTGCACAAAAAATTAAAGAAGCAAGAGCACAAGGTGATTTATCTGAAAACGCAGAATATGATGCTGCTAAAGAAGAGCAGGGTGAGGTAGAATCACGTATTGCTGAGCTTGAAAAGCTTCTTAAGAATGCAACTGTTATAGATGAAGATGAAATCGAATTAGATAAAGTAAGTATAGGTTGTAAAGTTAAGTTATTTGATGTTGAATTTGAAGAAGAAGTAGTATATACAATTGTAGGTTCAACAGAAGCTAATCCTATGGAGGGTATGTTATCCAATGAATCTCCTGTAGGTGCTGCTATCATCGGAAAGAGTGCTGGGGAAAAAGTAGTTGCAGTAACACCACAAGGTGAACTACAATTCGAAGTCCTGGACATTTTTAGATAG
- the lysS gene encoding lysine--tRNA ligase gives MHEQEQGLNELLQIRRDKLKDLMDNGRNPFEITKFDQTHHSKEILDGFESLEGKEVVIAGRMMTRRDMGKASFCHLQDRDGQIQCYVRKDKIGEESYGDFKHYDLGDFLGIKGEVFKTQKGEISVKAKEVTLLSKSLQILPEKFHGLKDTDTRYRQRYLDLIVNPEVKDAFVKRSAIISEIRRYLDQEEFLEVETPVLHTIPGGASARPFITHHNSLDMDMYMRIALELHLKRLIVGGFERVYEIGRVFRNEGMSVRHNPEFTLLELYQAFTDYHGMMDLTENLIRHVAEKVLGKTTVTYDDVEIDLGKPFERLSMLDAVKKYANIDFNTISTDEEAQALAKEHHVDFEKHHKKGDILNLFFEEYVEEHLVQPTFIMDHPVEISPLAKRKPEDPAYTERFELFIVRREHANAFSELNDPIDQRGRFMHQEELRAAGDEEANMIDEDFLTALDYGMPPTGGLGIGIDRLVMLLTDSYSIRDVLLFPTMKPKE, from the coding sequence GTGCACGAGCAAGAGCAAGGACTAAATGAGCTTCTACAGATACGTAGAGATAAGTTAAAAGATTTAATGGATAATGGAAGAAACCCATTTGAGATTACAAAATTTGATCAAACTCATCACAGTAAAGAAATACTTGATGGCTTTGAATCATTAGAAGGCAAAGAAGTTGTTATCGCCGGTAGAATGATGACTAGAAGAGATATGGGGAAAGCATCTTTCTGTCACCTTCAAGATCGTGATGGACAAATTCAATGTTATGTACGTAAGGATAAGATCGGTGAAGAAAGTTATGGCGACTTTAAACACTATGATTTAGGCGACTTTTTAGGTATTAAAGGTGAAGTCTTTAAGACACAAAAAGGTGAAATCTCTGTAAAGGCTAAAGAAGTAACTTTATTATCAAAGAGTCTTCAAATATTACCTGAGAAATTCCATGGTTTAAAAGATACCGATACACGTTATCGTCAAAGATATCTTGACTTAATCGTTAATCCAGAAGTTAAAGATGCTTTTGTAAAGCGTTCCGCGATTATCTCTGAAATCAGAAGATATCTTGATCAAGAAGAATTCTTAGAAGTGGAAACACCTGTATTACATACAATACCTGGTGGAGCTTCTGCAAGACCATTTATTACACATCATAACTCATTAGATATGGATATGTACATGCGTATCGCTCTTGAGTTACACTTGAAGCGATTAATCGTAGGTGGTTTTGAGCGCGTTTATGAAATTGGTCGTGTATTTAGAAATGAAGGGATGTCTGTTAGACATAATCCTGAGTTTACTTTACTTGAGTTATATCAAGCATTTACAGATTATCATGGTATGATGGACTTAACTGAGAACTTAATCCGTCATGTAGCAGAGAAAGTATTAGGCAAGACAACTGTTACTTATGATGATGTTGAAATTGACTTAGGAAAGCCATTTGAAAGATTATCTATGTTAGATGCAGTTAAAAAGTATGCTAACATTGATTTCAATACAATCAGTACAGATGAAGAGGCTCAAGCATTAGCTAAGGAGCATCATGTAGACTTTGAAAAGCATCATAAGAAAGGTGATATTCTTAACTTGTTCTTTGAAGAATACGTTGAAGAACATCTCGTTCAACCTACTTTCATCATGGATCATCCAGTTGAAATCTCACCACTTGCTAAGAGAAAACCAGAAGATCCAGCGTACACAGAGCGTTTTGAATTATTTATAGTACGTAGAGAACATGCTAACGCTTTCTCTGAATTAAACGATCCGATTGATCAAAGAGGACGTTTCATGCATCAAGAAGAATTAAGAGCAGCTGGTGACGAAGAAGCCAACATGATTGATGAGGACTTCTTAACAGCATTAGATTATGGTATGCCTCCAACAGGTGGTTTGGGTATTGGTATTGACCGTCTTGTCATGTTATTAACAGATTCCTATTCAATTCGTGACGTCTTATTATTCCCAACAATGAAGCCAAAAGAGTAA
- a CDS encoding putative glycoside hydrolase translates to MRKRSKNRLGIVLASIIIGILVVGTVYYFTKDNKPSFTLEKNAEGEPALPTEVQEVIIKDTVYTFSSYMEQPEIDYSVYEYVPPVKGLYVTAYAAVSKKMDTIIDIANTTEVNAVVIDVKSDDGYVTVETDNPLAKEIGSDTNPTLSDARNMIKELKEQGIYTIARIVCFKDPYLASSKPEYAIKNPDGSLWTYRGIPWLNPYYDETWEYIVDVAKSAAEVGFDEIQFDYIRFESSSQLKNLDLGPKSKEVSRQEIILEFVDYALSELDPYGIEVSADVFGVIINSEIDSQNLGQNYLEMAQRLDVICPMVYPSHYGPGHYGTMTPDLYPYDVIYGSMMDSGEAFATLPEGTELATVRPWLQAFTASWLGSGNYMSYGPEEMRVQMQGAYDAGLEEWIFWNAASNYYKEAFLPE, encoded by the coding sequence ATGAGAAAGAGATCAAAAAATCGCCTAGGAATAGTTCTAGCAAGTATTATTATCGGGATTTTAGTTGTAGGTACGGTTTATTATTTTACAAAAGATAACAAACCTTCTTTTACGTTGGAAAAAAATGCTGAAGGAGAACCAGCACTACCAACAGAAGTACAAGAAGTCATCATAAAGGATACAGTTTATACGTTCTCATCCTATATGGAGCAACCTGAAATCGATTATTCTGTTTATGAGTACGTACCACCAGTTAAGGGACTTTATGTGACAGCTTATGCAGCTGTATCAAAAAAAATGGATACAATAATCGATATCGCTAATACAACAGAAGTGAATGCTGTTGTCATTGATGTTAAAAGTGATGATGGTTATGTGACGGTTGAAACAGATAACCCTCTTGCGAAGGAAATAGGGTCTGATACGAATCCAACCCTAAGTGATGCAAGAAACATGATAAAAGAACTTAAAGAACAAGGTATCTATACAATAGCCAGAATCGTTTGTTTCAAAGATCCTTATTTAGCAAGTTCTAAGCCTGAGTATGCCATCAAAAACCCTGATGGATCTTTATGGACCTACAGAGGTATACCTTGGTTAAATCCATATTACGATGAAACTTGGGAGTATATTGTAGATGTAGCTAAATCGGCTGCAGAAGTAGGATTTGATGAGATCCAATTTGATTATATCCGTTTTGAATCCTCAAGTCAGCTAAAGAACTTAGACCTTGGACCAAAGTCCAAAGAGGTATCTCGACAAGAGATTATTTTAGAATTTGTGGACTATGCATTATCTGAATTAGATCCTTATGGTATTGAAGTTTCTGCAGATGTATTTGGTGTAATTATCAATAGTGAAATAGATTCACAAAACTTAGGTCAAAATTATCTAGAGATGGCTCAGAGATTAGATGTTATCTGTCCGATGGTATACCCATCACATTATGGACCAGGTCATTATGGTACTATGACACCAGACCTTTATCCATATGATGTCATTTACGGGTCCATGATGGATTCCGGCGAGGCTTTTGCCACACTTCCTGAAGGAACTGAGTTAGCCACTGTAAGACCATGGTTACAAGCATTTACAGCATCTTGGTTAGGTAGCGGTAACTATATGTCCTACGGACCTGAGGAAATGCGTGTTCAAATGCAAGGTGCATATGATGCAGGACTGGAAGAATGGATATTCTGGAACGCTGCTAGTAATTATTATAAAGAAGCATTTTTACCTGAATAG